The following coding sequences lie in one Anomaloglossus baeobatrachus isolate aAnoBae1 chromosome 7, aAnoBae1.hap1, whole genome shotgun sequence genomic window:
- the LOC142245912 gene encoding endoribonuclease YbeY-like isoform X2, whose amino-acid sequence MSLLIRNLQHVIPLRRAHLRKNLEIARKCLRVERFDVGVICINDTKIRRLNRLYRQQDKATDVLSFPFHENLCPGLLPNPPFPDEYNLGDIYLGVEFIYHQCQEKEEDFNNVLTVTAVHGLCHLLGYTHHSPEDWKKGTC is encoded by the exons ATGTCTCTTCTTATCCGGAACCTGCAGCATGTGATCCCTCTCCGCAGAGCCCATTTACGCAAGAATCTAGAAATTGCCAGAAAGTGTCTCCGCGTGGAGAGGTTTGATGTCGGGGTAATATGTATAAATGATACAAAGATCCGACGCCTGAACAGACTTTACAGACAGCAAGACAAAGCTACGGACGTGCTGTCATTTCCATTCCATGAG AATTTGTGCCCCGGATTGTTACCTAATCCACCATTCCCAGATGAATACAATTTAGGAGACATTTACCTTGGAGTAGAGTTTATATATCACCAGTGTCAAGAAAAGGAGGAGGATTTTAACAATGTCTTGACT GTGACAGCAGTACACGGCTTATGTCACCTGCTTGGTTATACACATCATAGTCCAGAAGACTGGAAAAAG ggaACCTGTTAA
- the LOC142245912 gene encoding endoribonuclease YbeY-like isoform X1, which produces MSLLIRNLQHVIPLRRAHLRKNLEIARKCLRVERFDVGVICINDTKIRRLNRLYRQQDKATDVLSFPFHENLCPGLLPNPPFPDEYNLGDIYLGVEFIYHQCQEKEEDFNNVLTVTAVHGLCHLLGYTHHSPEDWKKMFEKESDVLMEINRATGSALTPLTSEHYDQE; this is translated from the exons ATGTCTCTTCTTATCCGGAACCTGCAGCATGTGATCCCTCTCCGCAGAGCCCATTTACGCAAGAATCTAGAAATTGCCAGAAAGTGTCTCCGCGTGGAGAGGTTTGATGTCGGGGTAATATGTATAAATGATACAAAGATCCGACGCCTGAACAGACTTTACAGACAGCAAGACAAAGCTACGGACGTGCTGTCATTTCCATTCCATGAG AATTTGTGCCCCGGATTGTTACCTAATCCACCATTCCCAGATGAATACAATTTAGGAGACATTTACCTTGGAGTAGAGTTTATATATCACCAGTGTCAAGAAAAGGAGGAGGATTTTAACAATGTCTTGACT GTGACAGCAGTACACGGCTTATGTCACCTGCTTGGTTATACACATCATAGTCCAGAAGACTGGAAAAAG ATGTTTGAGAAGGAAAGTGACGTTCTAATGGAGATAAACCGAGCGACTGGATCTGCACTTACCCCACTGACATCAGAGCATTACGACCAAGAATAA